In a single window of the Necator americanus strain Aroian chromosome X, whole genome shotgun sequence genome:
- a CDS encoding hypothetical protein (NECATOR_CHRX.G26344.T1), with product MAMKFLLASCISAIVTYVFVSISLFTPAWVSAKVSAFGLSAKKSAGIFPWGCVSANTCSLFWNNADGWAIVLFLSMLFAWIVQFFAVVSIILAVVIQRYRCTLTRGFVGKQTLVTILLLFTLIGYGATYDRSAGVYFSIGVTFSLDSSYWLCLVATIFSIVAMGFGGTTVKQARHCEWR from the exons ATGgcaatgaaatttttgttagCTTCCTGTATTTCGGCTATTGTTACATATGTTTTTGTTAGTATATCGCTTTTTACACCAG CATGGGTATCTGCAAAAGTATCCGCATTTGGTttatcagcaaaaaaatctgctgGTATCTTTCCCTGGGGTTGTGTATCCGCAAATACTTGTAGTTTATTTTGGAAT aatgcaGACGGTTGGGCAATTGTCCTTTTCCTATCGATGCTTTTTGCATGGATCGTTCAGTTTTTCGCAGTAGTTTCAATTATCCTAGCAGT GGTTATCCAGAGGTATCGTTGTACTCTTACACGAGGATTTGTTGGTAAACAAACACTAGTAAccattcttcttctattcacTCTTATAGGATATGGAGCTACTTATGATCGTAGCGCAG GAGTCTACTTTTCTATCGGTGTGACATTTTCg CTTGACTCTTCTTACTGGCTTTGCCTTGTCGCCACCATATTCTCCATCGTTGCAATGGGATTCGGTGGAACAACAGTCAAACAAGCTCGACACTGCGAATGGAGATAA